From Vitis vinifera cultivar Pinot Noir 40024 chromosome 3, ASM3070453v1, the proteins below share one genomic window:
- the LOC100265831 gene encoding probable flavin-containing monooxygenase 1, which produces MERKVAIIGAGISGLLACKYTLSKGYTPVVFESRSSIGGVWTQTFETTKLQTPRSIYQFSDFPWPSSVPEFPNHFQVLDYIVSYATHFNLLPHIKFNSEVLGIEYEGPSDEEVQAWELWSGTGEPFNSKGKWSITVKDTNSLSTEVYQVGFVILCVGQYSDVPKIPEFPAGKGPEAFRGKVIHSMEYAAMDFERAAEFIKGKRTTVVGFQKSALDIAMECSAANGALNPCRLLYRTEHWNIPDSYPWGVPLAYLYFNRFAELRVHKPGEGFFLSLLATILSPLKWGFSKFVETYVNQKLSLAKFGMVPEQSFHTDISSCLISSMPEEFYDRVEKGSIILKKAPKFSFCKEGIVVDGEASPLESDLVILATGFKGDEKLKDIFVSPTFQNHIIGSPDASIPLFRQCIHPRVPQLAVIGFSESVSNLYTSEMRSRWLAEFLDGTFKLPSIKEMEKDAERWDQYLKRYSEKHYRRSCIAALHIWYNDQLCKDMGWNPKRKKGFFAELFEPYGPLDYRPIS; this is translated from the exons ATGGAGAGGAAGGTGGCCATAATCGGAGCAGGCATCAGTGGCCTCCTAGCCTGCAAGTATACCCTCTCCAAGGGCTATACTCCGGTTGTTTTCGAGTCCCGGAGCAGCATCGGCGGAGTTTGGACCCAGACTTTCGAGACTACAAAGCTCCAAACACCCAGATCCATCTACCAGTTCTCAGACTTCCCATGGCCATCTTCTGTACCAGAGTTTCCCAACCATTTCCAAGTACTAGATTATATTGTCTCTTATGCTACCCACTTCAACTTGCTCCCCCACATCAAGTTTAACTCCGAAGTCCTCGGCATCGAGTATGAAGGCCCATCGGATGAAGAGGTGCAGGCATGGGAGCTCTGGAGCGGTACCGGTGAGCCCTTCAACTCTAAAGGGAAATGGAGCATTACAGTGAAGGACACAAACAGCCTTTCAACTGAG GTTTACCAAGTGGGCTTTGTTATCCTATGTGTTGGACAATACAGCGACGTTCCAAAGATCCCAGAATTTCCAGCAGGCAAAGGCCCAGAAGCGTTCCGTGGAAAGGTGATACATTCAATGGAGTATGCAGCCATGGATTTCGAGAGAGCAGCTGAATTCATCAAAGGGAAAAGAACAACTGTGGTTGGATTCCAGAAATCTGCGCTAGACATCGCAATGGAGTGCTCAGCAGCAAATG GAGCGCTGAATCCATGCAGACTGTTATACAGGACCGAGCACTGGAACATCCCGGATTCCTATCCATGGGGGGTGCCTCTAGCTTATCTGTATTTTAACCGCTTTGCGGAGCTTCGGGTTCACAAGCCTGGTGAAGGGTTCTTTCTGAGTCTCCTAGCTACCATTCTTTCACCTTTG AAATGGGGGTTCTCAAAGTTTGTGGAAACCTATGTAAATCAGAAGCTGTCCCTGGCAAAGTTTGGGATGGTACCGGAGCAAAGTTTTCACACAGACATCAGTTCTTGTTTGATATCATCAATGCCGGAGGAGTTCTATGATAGAGTTGAGAAGGGAAGCATCATTCTGAAGAAAGCTCCCAAGTTCAGCTTCTGCAAAGAAGGCATTGTGGTTGACGGTGAGGCTTCACCTCTGGAGTCGGATTTGGTCATATTAGCAACAGGGTTCAAGGGAGATGAGAAGCTCAAAGACATATTTGTGTCCCCCACCTTTCAGAACCACATCATTGGCTCCCCAGATGCATCAATCCCACTCTTCAG GCAATGCATTCATCCTCGAGTTCCACAACTAGCGGTGATTGGATTCTCAGAGAGTGTTTCAAACTTGTACACGTCGGAGATGAGGAGCCGGTGGCTGGCGGAGTTTCTCGACGGCACATTCAAGCTGCCAAGCATTAAGGAGATGGAGAAAGATGCAGAAAGATGGGACCAGTACCTGAAGCGATACTCAGAGAAGCACTACCGGAGATCATGCATAGCAGCTCTTCATATATGGTACAATGATCAACTCTGCAAGGACATGGGGTGGAACCCTAAGAGGAAGAAGGGGTTTTTTGCTGAATTGTTTGAGCCTTATGGTCCCCTGGATTACCGTCCAATATCTTGA